A segment of the Puniceicoccaceae bacterium genome:
GGCTTTATCGCGCCATCGGCACACACGCCCGATATGACGGCGAAGATTTTTGATCGCATTTTCAATGATGTTTGTGCTCAGAAATGTGGTGTTGAGCGTGCTGGCAACCTCCAAGCGGAAGAATGCCAGGAGTTCTTCACCGGGTTCATCCAGGCTCTCCCTGGCCGCTTTGTTGTTGTTCGCAAGGAATGCCTTCAGACTTTCCAAGGCCTCGGAGGCTGCTTCCGATCCCTCGCATTTGCGCAGATCGGCAAAGAGTTGCGACAGTCGCAGCCAGTGTTTTTGGGGCAGATAACGACGCAGGTTGCGTTCCTTGTGCACCAGACAACGCTGGATCACTGCATCAGGGAAAAACTCCAGCAACGAGCGTTTGAGCGCATCACTGCCATCAAGCATCACCGCCAGAACCGGTTGTTTCGAGAGATCCCGGCCCATCCGTTCGCTAACCAAATGATAGGAATTTGCTTTTCGGGGCGTCAGCCCCGGAGGTGGGGGTTAATCTGAATTCGCCAGACCAGCATTGCAACGGGGCCGGCTTTCCGAGGTCAGGCCAGCCCTATATTAACCTAAACTCAATATCCACTGATTTATATTCGCATCTGTAGGGTAATGTGGATCGCCTTCATCATATTCGTGCAACTTCAAGAAGCACTTTCCAATTTTCATTCAGTCGTCCAGGTTGAGCTTTTTGAGCCGCAAGGCGTTCGTAACCACCGAAACGGAACTGAGCGCCATGGCGGCTCCTGCAATCATCGGGCTGAGGAGGACTCCGAAAAACGGATACAGAATACCCGCCGCGATGGGGACGCCAGTCGCATTGTAGATGAAGGCAAAGAAGAGGTTTTGGCGGATATTGCGCATGACTGCACGGCTGAGGCGCAGTCCGCTGACGATCCCGCGCAAATCTCCTTTTACAAGCGTCAGCCCCGCGCTTTCGATGGCGACATCGGTGCCGGTTCCCATGGCGATACCCACGTCGGCCGCCGCGAGAGCGGGCGCGTCGTTGATCCCGTCGCCCGCCATGGCGACGCGATGTCCCTTGGCTTTCAGTTCGTTGACAATGCGCTGCTTGTCCTCGGGCGAGACTTCTGCACGCACTTCATCAATTCCCAGCTCTTTGGCCACGGCCTCGGCGGTGCGGGGGTTGTCTCCCGTGCACATGACGACGGTGATCCCCATTTTATGCAACGATGCGATGGCTTCTTTGGAAGTCTCTTTGATCGGATCGGCGATGGCGATGAGACCGAGCAGACGCTCTCCCTGCCCTGTCCAGATAACCGTTTTAGCCTCGCTTTGCAGGCGCTCGGCTTCCCGACCCAGGGCGTCGGGAATAGCAATGTTCGCGGATTCGAGAAACGAGCGCTTGCCGACACGGATCAACTCGCCTTCGACGGAGGCCTCCACACCGCCCCCGGTCGTGCTCTCGAAGTCGGTGATGTCCGGCAGCTCGAGACCGTCCGCCTTCGCTTTATCGACAACAGCGCGGGCGAGCGGGTGCTCGGATTGCGATTCGACGGCGGCCGCGAGACGCAGCAGATTCTTCACCTCGACACCGTCCGGCGCTTGCGCGTCGACGACGGAGGGTTTGCCCTCGGTCAGGGTACCGGTTTTGTCGGTGATCAGGTGGGTGACCTTTTCGGCCCGTTCGATGGACTCGGCGCTTTTGATGAGGATCCCGCTCTGGGCGCCTTTGCCCACGCCGACCATGATTGACATCGGAGTGGCCAGCCCCAGGGCGCAAGGGCAGGCAATGATCAGCACGGAGACCGCCACCACGATGGCATAGGCCATGGCGGGCGCGGGACCAAACACGGCCCAGAGGACAAAAGCGAGCAAGGCGATGAGCACGACCGCGGGCACAAAATAGCCGGCCACCTTGTCGGCCAGCTTTTGGATCGGGGCGCGGCTTCGTTGGGCCTCCGCCACCATGTTCACGATCTGCGAAAGTACGGTTTCCTCGCCCACGGCCTCCGCTCGCATGATGAAGCTGCCCGTCTGGTTGACCGTTGCCCCGATCACCTTGTCGTCCTTGCCTTTCTCGACCGGCATGGGCTCGCCGGTGATCATCGATTCATCGATGGTGCTTTTCCCTTCGAGAATGACGCCGTCGAGGGGAATTTTTTCTCCCGGACGCACCCGCAGGCGGTCGCCTCTTTCGATGGCGTCGATTTCCACTTCCTCCTCTTCGCCGTCGTCATTCACCCGGTGAGCGGTTTTGGCCGCGAGGTTGAGCAGGCTCTGAACGGCTTCGCCGGTTTGCCGGCGTGCCCGAGCCTCCAACCACTGCCCGAACAGAATAAGGGTCGTGATGACCGCCCCGGCTTCGAAGTACAGCGCGACTTCGCCGTGCCGGCGAAAGGAATCCGGGAAGATCTCCGGAAACAACACCGCCACCGCGCTGTAGGCATAGGCCGCGCCGACCCCCAGCATGATCAAGGTAAACATATTGAGGCTGCGATTGACGATGGAACGCCAGCCACGCGTGAAAAACATCCCGCCCGCCCAAAGGATGACGGGGGTCGCGAGGATAAACTCCAGCCACCCCTGAACCTTCGGCGCGAGGACGGCATTGAAGGAAAGTCCGGGGATCATGCTGTCAAAAGCGAGCAACAGTATCGGCAGCGTGAGCAGACCGGCGATCACGGTTTTCCGTTTCAAACTCCGGATGGCCATATCCTCTTCCTCGTCATCGTCGGCGCCCGCCTCCATCGGCTCCAGATCCATGCCGCACTTGGGGCACTGACCGGGGTGATCCTGCTGCACCTCGGGATGCATGGGGCAAGTCCACAGTTTTTTCTGTTCGGATTTATAGGCGGGATTGCGTTCCAGCGCCATCCCGCATTTGGGACAGTCGCCCGGTTTGTCGGATTCCACGCCCTCGCACATCGGGCAGTAATACTTTGCGGTTGCGGAAGGCTTTACGGACTCGGAATGCTCGTGGCCCTCGTGATGATGGTGCGCGTGGCCGCAACCATCATGCGCCCCCTCGCTCTTTTTGTGTCGATGGCCTGGGTCTCCTCCTTCGATCGTCATAAAACTATTAAACGTAGAAAGTTTCCGAAACCCTCGGAATATATTTCACCATTTCCACCGACACAGACATGGCGCAATCCTCCCGGACTTGCAGCTGTCTCAGAAAGGAGCGCGGACATTCCGTCCTTGAAATTCACGGACAAGACGTAGCGAAGCGAAAATGCTTCCAGTCCCGCCACCGGAAAATGGGGACACCGCATCGGGAGCGAAGCAATGTCCGTGCTCCTTAAGAAACCAACGGTCGTTCAGTCTCCGAGCCAGTTACGATTGGTAGGCCTCTGCGTCCTGCCCGCCTCTGCGGTGCTCCTCTTCCATCCGTCGGTTGTGCGGTGAACGTGGGCTTGGCCTGGGCATGTTGGACGTCCGCCCACCGAAAATGCAATTGCACCCCCTTCGCCACACCCCACCGCAACCTCGCAGGATCGGAATCCTACGCTACATTCTCGCAGAAGCGCGTTCCTACAGCTTCTCTTAAAATGATAGGAATTTGCTTTTCGGGGCGTCAGCCCCGGAGGTGGGGGTTAATCCGATGACCCCTTTGCGATCGATGTGGCGCACTCGCTGGGGCAACGGGAGGACATTGCGGATCTGATCAGTCTGAAGAATTTTGCAAACACGGAGTTTTGTCCGCGCTTTATTTCGGATGAGCTGGATTTCAACCAGATCGGGAATAAACTCAG
Coding sequences within it:
- a CDS encoding copper-translocating P-type ATPase produces the protein MTIEGGDPGHRHKKSEGAHDGCGHAHHHHEGHEHSESVKPSATAKYYCPMCEGVESDKPGDCPKCGMALERNPAYKSEQKKLWTCPMHPEVQQDHPGQCPKCGMDLEPMEAGADDDEEEDMAIRSLKRKTVIAGLLTLPILLLAFDSMIPGLSFNAVLAPKVQGWLEFILATPVILWAGGMFFTRGWRSIVNRSLNMFTLIMLGVGAAYAYSAVAVLFPEIFPDSFRRHGEVALYFEAGAVITTLILFGQWLEARARRQTGEAVQSLLNLAAKTAHRVNDDGEEEEVEIDAIERGDRLRVRPGEKIPLDGVILEGKSTIDESMITGEPMPVEKGKDDKVIGATVNQTGSFIMRAEAVGEETVLSQIVNMVAEAQRSRAPIQKLADKVAGYFVPAVVLIALLAFVLWAVFGPAPAMAYAIVVAVSVLIIACPCALGLATPMSIMVGVGKGAQSGILIKSAESIERAEKVTHLITDKTGTLTEGKPSVVDAQAPDGVEVKNLLRLAAAVESQSEHPLARAVVDKAKADGLELPDITDFESTTGGGVEASVEGELIRVGKRSFLESANIAIPDALGREAERLQSEAKTVIWTGQGERLLGLIAIADPIKETSKEAIASLHKMGITVVMCTGDNPRTAEAVAKELGIDEVRAEVSPEDKQRIVNELKAKGHRVAMAGDGINDAPALAAADVGIAMGTGTDVAIESAGLTLVKGDLRGIVSGLRLSRAVMRNIRQNLFFAFIYNATGVPIAAGILYPFFGVLLSPMIAGAAMALSSVSVVTNALRLKKLNLDD
- a CDS encoding transposase → MVSERMGRDLSKQPVLAVMLDGSDALKRSLLEFFPDAVIQRCLVHKERNLRRYLPQKHWLRLSQLFADLRKCEGSEAASEALESLKAFLANNNKAARESLDEPGEELLAFFRLEVASTLNTTFLSTNIIENAIKNLRRHIGRVCRWRDKA